A DNA window from Pogona vitticeps strain Pit_001003342236 chromosome 2, PviZW2.1, whole genome shotgun sequence contains the following coding sequences:
- the LOC144587534 gene encoding uncharacterized protein LOC144587534 isoform X1 → MPSGLPLLDGRVERISSQTRQLVSFEDVVVYFRKGEWDLLDPSQKDLYKEVTLENYRNVALLGSVMSTEPGFRSLPVGGRLEKMAAHLAKLESIEEVAVSFTQQEWELLDPGQRALYKEVMLEIHGMVTSLAIPKPDLIFSLEEGDDPFVQDSAEHQRWAGTCSGDGQEDEHCQKLSVLSWEVTKPKEGRQIFGNPEGPENQMEKECKKGMQKSSGSQEADGKSKSYGTIQSESEQYHCMDLGKYLTDSGAFSDQSSSIGKNPCKCMECGKSFSSNSVLVIHQRTHTGEKPYKCMTCGKSFSQKGNLRQHQKNHTGEKPYKCMLCGRTFIAKMNLRLHQRTHTGEKPYKCLECGKNFSHQGNLRKHQRNHTGEKPYKCMTCGKSFIGKANLRQHERTHTGEKPYECMECGKSFSQKAHLRGHQRIHTGEKPYKCMGCGRSFIHKVNLSQHQRTHTGEKPCKCKECGKNFRLKGDLRKHQRTHTEEKPYKCMECGKSFRHKWFLGQHEMIHTGDMPYKCTECGKSFSLKGHLKRHQRIHTGEKPHKCMECGKSFCQSSNLTTHQRIHTGEKPYKCMECGKSFSKNELLRQHQWIHTGEKPYKCIECGKRFSRKEVHRQHQMIHSGENQHKCLECGKNFCRKWLLRQHQRIHTGEKPHKCMMCGKSFINKVKLVRHQNIHTGEKPYKCQECGKSFSLKGDLRQHQRTHTGEKPHRCMECGKSFCYKWILRQHQSIHTGEKPYKCMECEKSFRHKWTLRQHQRIHTGEKPHKCLECGKNFSQKGQLRRHHTSHTGEKPYGCMECGRSFSQKANLSLHQRIHTGEKPYECTECGKSFSQNGHLSVHQRIHTGEKPYKCAKCGKSFSRKRDLKQHQRIHKEEMA, encoded by the exons GGAGTGTGATGTCAACAGAGCCCGGCTTTAGATCATTACCTGTTGGTGGTAGACTGGAGAAAATGGCTGCACATCTGGCTAAG CTCGAGTCCATCGAGGAGGTGGCTGTGTCTTTCACCCAGCAGGAGTGGGAGCTCCTAGATCCCGGCCAAAGAGCTCTGTATAAGGAAGTCATGCTGGAGATCCATGGGATGGTAACCTCTCTAG CCATTCCCAAACCAGACCTCATCTTCTCGCTGGAAGAAGGAGACGATCCATTTGTCCAGGACTCTGCGGAGCATCAGAGATGGGCAGGCACCTGTTCAG GTGATGGTCAGGAAGATGAGCACTGCCAGAAGCTATCTGTTCTGTCATGGGAAGTTACGAAGcccaaggaaggaagacagatatTTGGAAATCCAGAAGGGCCAGAGAATCAAATGGAGAAGGAGTGCaagaaaggaatgcaaaaatcCTCTGGTTCTCAGGAGGCAGATGGCAAATCAAAGAGCTATGGCACAATCCAGTCAGAATCAGAACAGTATCACTGCATGGATCTTGGAAAATATTTAACGGACAGCGGAGCGTTTTCAGATCAAAGCAGCAGCATAGGGAAGAATCCAtgtaaatgtatggaatgtgggaaaagcttcagtagTAATTCTGTTCTTGttatacatcaaagaactcacacgggagagaaaccatataaatgtatgacatgtggaaaaagcttcagtcagaaagGGAATCTTAGGCAGCATCAGAAAAAccatacaggagaaaaaccatataaatgcatgttgTGTGGAAGAACTTTCATTGCTAAAATGAACCTTAGGCTgcatcaaagaacacacacaggagagaaaccctataaatgcttggagtgtggaaagaacttcagtcaccAAGGGAATCTTAGGAAACATCAGAGAaatcatacaggggagaaaccatataaatgcatgacatgtggaaagagcttcattggTAAAGCGAACCTTAGACagcatgaaagaactcacacaggagagaaaccgtatgaatgcatggaatgtggaaagagcttcagtcagaaagcACACTTAAGGGGGCATCAGAggattcacacaggggaaaagccatacaaatgcatggGGTGTGGTAGGAGTTTCATTCATAAAGTGAACCTCAGCcagcatcaaagaactcatacaggggagaaaccatgtaagtgcaaggaatgtggaaaaaACTTTCGTCTGAAAGGAGACCTTAGGAAacaccaaagaactcacacagaggagaaaccatataaatgcatggagtgtggaaagagcttccgccATAAATGGTTCCTTGGGCAGCATGAAATGATTCACACAGGGGATATGCCATATAAATGTACtgagtgtggaaaaagcttcagtctgAAGGGGCATCTTAAGCGGCATCAACgcattcacacaggggagaagccacataaatgtatggaatgtggaaagagcttctgtcAGAGCTCAAACCTTACtacacatcaaaggattcacacaggggagaaaccatataaatgcatggagtgtggaaaaagcttcagtaaaAATGAGCTCCTTAGGCAGCACCAGTGGattcacactggtgagaaaccatataaatgtattgaGTGTGGAAAAAGATTCAGTAGAAAAGAGGTCCATAGGCAGCATCAAATGATTCATTCAGGGGAGAATCAACataaatgtttggaatgtggaaagaacttctgTCGTAAATGGCTTCTTAGGCAGCATCAGaggattcacacaggagagaaacctcataaatgcatgatgtgtggaaagagtttcattaATAAAGTGAAGCTTGTGAGGCATCAAAATattcacacgggggagaaaccctataaatgccaggagtgtggaaagagtttcagtctgAAAGGGGATCTTAGGCAgcatcaaagaacacacacaggtGAGAAGCCACATAggtgcatggagtgtggaaagagtttctgtTATAAATGGATTCTTAGGCAGCATCAAAgtattcacacaggagagaaaccctataaatgcatggaatgtgaaaagagcttccgTCATAAGTGGACCCTTAGGCAGCATCAAAgaattcatacaggggagaaaccacataaatgcctggagtgtggaaagaacttcagtcagaaGGGACAACTTAGGCGGCATCACACGagtcacacaggtgagaaaccatatggatgcatggagtgtggaaggagcttcagtcaGAAAGCGAATCTTAGCCtgcatcaaaggattcacacaggggagaaaccttatgaatgtacggaatgtggaaagagtttcagtcagaacGGCCATCTTAGCGtgcatcaaaggattcacacaggggagaaaccatataaatgtgcgaagtgtggaaagagtttcagtcggaAAAGGGACCTTAAGCAGCATCAGAGGATTCACAAAGAGGAGATGGCATAG
- the LOC144587534 gene encoding uncharacterized protein LOC144587534 isoform X2, with product MEKECKKGMQKSSGSQEADGKSKSYGTIQSESEQYHCMDLGKYLTDSGAFSDQSSSIGKNPCKCMECGKSFSSNSVLVIHQRTHTGEKPYKCMTCGKSFSQKGNLRQHQKNHTGEKPYKCMLCGRTFIAKMNLRLHQRTHTGEKPYKCLECGKNFSHQGNLRKHQRNHTGEKPYKCMTCGKSFIGKANLRQHERTHTGEKPYECMECGKSFSQKAHLRGHQRIHTGEKPYKCMGCGRSFIHKVNLSQHQRTHTGEKPCKCKECGKNFRLKGDLRKHQRTHTEEKPYKCMECGKSFRHKWFLGQHEMIHTGDMPYKCTECGKSFSLKGHLKRHQRIHTGEKPHKCMECGKSFCQSSNLTTHQRIHTGEKPYKCMECGKSFSKNELLRQHQWIHTGEKPYKCIECGKRFSRKEVHRQHQMIHSGENQHKCLECGKNFCRKWLLRQHQRIHTGEKPHKCMMCGKSFINKVKLVRHQNIHTGEKPYKCQECGKSFSLKGDLRQHQRTHTGEKPHRCMECGKSFCYKWILRQHQSIHTGEKPYKCMECEKSFRHKWTLRQHQRIHTGEKPHKCLECGKNFSQKGQLRRHHTSHTGEKPYGCMECGRSFSQKANLSLHQRIHTGEKPYECTECGKSFSQNGHLSVHQRIHTGEKPYKCAKCGKSFSRKRDLKQHQRIHKEEMA from the coding sequence ATGGAGAAGGAGTGCaagaaaggaatgcaaaaatcCTCTGGTTCTCAGGAGGCAGATGGCAAATCAAAGAGCTATGGCACAATCCAGTCAGAATCAGAACAGTATCACTGCATGGATCTTGGAAAATATTTAACGGACAGCGGAGCGTTTTCAGATCAAAGCAGCAGCATAGGGAAGAATCCAtgtaaatgtatggaatgtgggaaaagcttcagtagTAATTCTGTTCTTGttatacatcaaagaactcacacgggagagaaaccatataaatgtatgacatgtggaaaaagcttcagtcagaaagGGAATCTTAGGCAGCATCAGAAAAAccatacaggagaaaaaccatataaatgcatgttgTGTGGAAGAACTTTCATTGCTAAAATGAACCTTAGGCTgcatcaaagaacacacacaggagagaaaccctataaatgcttggagtgtggaaagaacttcagtcaccAAGGGAATCTTAGGAAACATCAGAGAaatcatacaggggagaaaccatataaatgcatgacatgtggaaagagcttcattggTAAAGCGAACCTTAGACagcatgaaagaactcacacaggagagaaaccgtatgaatgcatggaatgtggaaagagcttcagtcagaaagcACACTTAAGGGGGCATCAGAggattcacacaggggaaaagccatacaaatgcatggGGTGTGGTAGGAGTTTCATTCATAAAGTGAACCTCAGCcagcatcaaagaactcatacaggggagaaaccatgtaagtgcaaggaatgtggaaaaaACTTTCGTCTGAAAGGAGACCTTAGGAAacaccaaagaactcacacagaggagaaaccatataaatgcatggagtgtggaaagagcttccgccATAAATGGTTCCTTGGGCAGCATGAAATGATTCACACAGGGGATATGCCATATAAATGTACtgagtgtggaaaaagcttcagtctgAAGGGGCATCTTAAGCGGCATCAACgcattcacacaggggagaagccacataaatgtatggaatgtggaaagagcttctgtcAGAGCTCAAACCTTACtacacatcaaaggattcacacaggggagaaaccatataaatgcatggagtgtggaaaaagcttcagtaaaAATGAGCTCCTTAGGCAGCACCAGTGGattcacactggtgagaaaccatataaatgtattgaGTGTGGAAAAAGATTCAGTAGAAAAGAGGTCCATAGGCAGCATCAAATGATTCATTCAGGGGAGAATCAACataaatgtttggaatgtggaaagaacttctgTCGTAAATGGCTTCTTAGGCAGCATCAGaggattcacacaggagagaaacctcataaatgcatgatgtgtggaaagagtttcattaATAAAGTGAAGCTTGTGAGGCATCAAAATattcacacgggggagaaaccctataaatgccaggagtgtggaaagagtttcagtctgAAAGGGGATCTTAGGCAgcatcaaagaacacacacaggtGAGAAGCCACATAggtgcatggagtgtggaaagagtttctgtTATAAATGGATTCTTAGGCAGCATCAAAgtattcacacaggagagaaaccctataaatgcatggaatgtgaaaagagcttccgTCATAAGTGGACCCTTAGGCAGCATCAAAgaattcatacaggggagaaaccacataaatgcctggagtgtggaaagaacttcagtcagaaGGGACAACTTAGGCGGCATCACACGagtcacacaggtgagaaaccatatggatgcatggagtgtggaaggagcttcagtcaGAAAGCGAATCTTAGCCtgcatcaaaggattcacacaggggagaaaccttatgaatgtacggaatgtggaaagagtttcagtcagaacGGCCATCTTAGCGtgcatcaaaggattcacacaggggagaaaccatataaatgtgcgaagtgtggaaagagtttcagtcggaAAAGGGACCTTAAGCAGCATCAGAGGATTCACAAAGAGGAGATGGCATAG